The Blattabacterium cuenoti genome includes a region encoding these proteins:
- a CDS encoding isopentenyl-diphosphate Delta-isomerase produces MKREKYYEDLIPLVGKKNEIIGFEKKEKIHAEGLLHSAVSVFIFNFENNLMLQKRSSIKYHSSLLWTNTCCSHPRKNESVLKAAHRCLIEEMGFDCFLEKKFSFTYHGFLSNGLIENELDHVFVGYYEKSPIINFKEVDNWKWISLNELIKNIHIYPNSYTIWLKIIVRDYLNQLKRI; encoded by the coding sequence ATGAAAAGGGAAAAGTATTATGAAGATCTTATTCCTTTAGTAGGAAAGAAAAATGAAATTATAGGATTTGAAAAAAAAGAAAAAATTCATGCAGAAGGATTATTGCATAGTGCTGTTTCCGTTTTTATTTTTAATTTTGAAAATAATTTAATGTTACAAAAAAGATCTTCAATAAAATATCATTCTTCTTTACTTTGGACTAATACCTGTTGTAGTCATCCTAGAAAAAATGAATCTGTTTTAAAAGCAGCACATCGTTGTTTGATAGAAGAAATGGGTTTTGATTGTTTCTTAGAAAAAAAATTTAGCTTTACTTATCATGGATTTTTAAGTAATGGTTTAATAGAAAATGAATTAGATCATGTATTTGTCGGATATTATGAAAAATCTCCAATTATAAATTTCAAAGAAGTAGATAATTGGAAATGGATTTCATTAAATGAATTAATTAAGAATATTCATATTTATCCAAACTCTTACACGATTTGGTTAAAAATTATTGTTAGAGATTATTTAAATCAATTAAAACGAATATGA
- a CDS encoding MATE family efflux transporter: protein MVGILGKQALASVSLANAVFFIMIIFGLGISIAISSLIASTDARQEYKKGAIIFHHGLILNLILSVLMYGLTYIFCYIFPYLGQPKEILNETISFLRIVSISFIPWMIFEVFRKFSEGLSLVFPGLIITWISALINIILNYVFIKGVFIVPKLGIIGVAYATLISRIIMLIGIFILLYKYKKVHNYYNELKCFFFKKKYIKKILQIGIPSGLHMLFEVSAFAISSFISGKCGIKVLAAHQIVISLVSSTFLLSTGFSVAATIRIGNQLALKNYLELKIIGRSIFFMGIIFMLICSFFFFLFKSYIPYIYIQNDEEVIKLAEKMIVVASFFQLSDGLQGIILGALRGLQDVHIPMWISFFSYWIIAIPSAWFLSITIKMGGVGIWIGLGLGLTISALLLFIRYKTIIEKIIKKNTISA, encoded by the coding sequence ATGGTTGGAATTTTAGGGAAACAAGCTTTAGCTTCAGTATCATTAGCTAATGCTGTTTTTTTTATTATGATCATTTTTGGATTAGGAATATCCATTGCTATTTCTTCTTTAATTGCATCTACGGATGCAAGACAAGAATACAAAAAAGGAGCTATTATTTTTCATCATGGATTAATTTTAAACTTGATTTTATCCGTATTAATGTATGGATTAACATATATATTTTGTTACATTTTTCCTTATTTAGGGCAACCTAAAGAAATATTAAATGAAACTATTTCTTTTTTGAGAATCGTTTCAATCTCTTTCATTCCTTGGATGATATTCGAAGTTTTTCGAAAATTTTCAGAAGGATTATCCTTAGTATTTCCTGGTCTTATTATAACTTGGATCTCTGCATTGATTAATATTATATTAAATTATGTTTTTATAAAGGGAGTTTTTATCGTTCCTAAATTAGGCATTATTGGAGTTGCTTATGCAACTTTAATATCTCGTATAATTATGCTTATAGGTATTTTTATTTTATTGTATAAGTATAAAAAAGTACATAATTATTATAATGAATTAAAATGTTTTTTTTTCAAAAAAAAATATATAAAAAAAATATTACAAATAGGAATTCCTTCTGGATTACATATGTTATTTGAAGTTAGTGCTTTCGCTATTTCTTCTTTTATATCAGGAAAATGCGGAATTAAAGTCTTAGCTGCACATCAAATAGTTATTAGTTTAGTTTCTTCTACCTTTCTTTTAAGCACAGGTTTTTCTGTAGCTGCTACAATTAGAATAGGAAACCAATTAGCGTTAAAAAATTATTTAGAATTAAAAATAATAGGAAGATCTATTTTTTTTATGGGTATTATTTTCATGTTAATTTGTAGTTTTTTCTTTTTTTTATTTAAAAGTTACATTCCTTATATCTATATTCAAAATGATGAAGAGGTTATTAAACTTGCAGAGAAAATGATTGTTGTTGCTAGTTTTTTTCAATTATCTGATGGATTGCAAGGAATTATTCTTGGAGCCTTAAGAGGATTACAAGATGTTCATATTCCTATGTGGATTAGTTTTTTTTCTTATTGGATTATTGCTATACCATCAGCATGGTTCTTGTCTATTACTATCAAAATGGGAGGTGTAGGCATATGGATTGGATTAGGTTTAGGATTAACTATATCAGCTCTGTTACTTTTTATAAGATACAAAACTATAATCGAAAAAATTATAAAAAAAAATACAATAAGTGCTTAA
- the gcvT gene encoding glycine cleavage system aminomethyltransferase GcvT, with product MTVTNKSFIKKTILYNNHICLGAKMVNYSGFYMPLQYNSSLAEHMSVRNSAGIFDVSHMGKFILKGKNSEKLIQYLTTNDLSTVKIGQAQYTCFINNIGGIIDDLVIYKISYHEFLLIVNASNIEKNKKWINDHIKKYKYDDLKLIDTSLEYSLLAIQGPLSLFYAQKLTDIFLDKISFYHFQIGKFSGIKDVLISRTGYTGSKGIEIYVSNKNAEKIWNDILKMDKDQILPCGIASRNSLRLEMGYRLYGQDIFETITPIEAHLSWIVKFNKEFIAKKILQKQKKEGTYQKFISFVIEDKNKIPRKGYLFIDENNINIGHVTSGVYSPVLKKGIGLGYLINHNKRNSVFILIRKKKIPIQIVKLPFIKVSN from the coding sequence ATGACGGTAACCAATAAAAGTTTTATTAAAAAAACAATTTTATATAATAATCATATTTGTTTAGGTGCTAAAATGGTAAATTATTCTGGATTTTACATGCCTCTTCAATATAATTCTTCTTTAGCTGAACATATGTCTGTGAGAAACAGTGCTGGTATTTTTGATGTCAGTCATATGGGAAAATTTATTTTAAAAGGAAAAAATTCTGAAAAATTAATTCAATATCTAACTACAAATGATTTATCTACAGTAAAAATAGGACAAGCTCAATATACTTGTTTCATTAATAATATAGGTGGAATTATTGATGATTTAGTTATTTATAAAATTTCATATCATGAATTTTTGCTGATAGTTAATGCTTCCAATATTGAAAAAAATAAAAAATGGATTAATGATCATATAAAAAAATATAAATATGATGATTTAAAATTGATAGACACATCTCTAGAATATTCTCTTTTAGCTATTCAAGGCCCATTATCTTTATTTTATGCCCAAAAATTAACAGATATTTTTTTAGATAAAATTTCTTTTTATCATTTTCAAATTGGTAAATTTTCAGGAATAAAAGATGTATTAATTTCTCGTACAGGATATACAGGATCTAAAGGAATAGAAATTTATGTTTCTAATAAAAATGCTGAAAAAATATGGAATGATATTTTAAAAATGGACAAAGATCAAATACTTCCTTGTGGAATAGCAAGTAGAAATTCTTTGAGATTAGAAATGGGATACCGTTTATATGGACAAGATATTTTCGAAACAATAACTCCTATAGAAGCTCATTTATCATGGATAGTAAAATTCAATAAAGAATTCATAGCAAAAAAAATATTACAGAAACAAAAAAAAGAAGGAACATATCAGAAATTTATATCCTTTGTTATCGAAGATAAAAACAAAATTCCTAGAAAAGGATACTTATTTATAGATGAAAATAATATTAATATTGGTCATGTAACTTCTGGTGTTTATTCTCCAGTTTTAAAAAAAGGGATTGGATTAGGATATTTAATAAATCACAATAAAAGAAATTCTGTATTTATTCTTATAAGAAAGAAAAAAATCCCTATTCAAATTGTAAAATTGCCTTTTATAAAAGTATCAAACTGA
- a CDS encoding 6-pyruvoyl trahydropterin synthase family protein, producing MIATINRKGYFSAAHRLYNSHWDYKKNIDIFGKCAHLNYHGHNYKYIVSLTGEIDPETGFVFNLQKLKYILSDEIEKLFDHKNINLDIKEFSSINPTIENIVIFMWKKIKKRISSNLDLKMTLYETKNNFVEYDGNQ from the coding sequence ATGATAGCTACTATAAATAGAAAAGGATATTTTAGTGCGGCTCATAGACTTTACAACAGTCATTGGGACTATAAAAAAAATATTGATATATTTGGAAAATGTGCTCATTTAAACTATCATGGACATAATTATAAATACATTGTAAGTCTAACAGGAGAAATAGATCCTGAAACAGGATTCGTTTTCAATTTGCAAAAATTGAAATATATTCTTTCTGATGAAATAGAAAAACTTTTTGATCATAAAAATATTAATTTAGATATTAAAGAATTTTCATCTATTAATCCCACTATAGAAAACATTGTTATTTTTATGTGGAAAAAAATAAAAAAAAGGATATCTTCTAATTTAGATCTAAAAATGACTTTGTACGAAACGAAAAATAATTTTGTTGAATATGACGGTAACCAATAA